The Pseudochaenichthys georgianus chromosome 23, fPseGeo1.2, whole genome shotgun sequence sequence GCTTGCGTAAGTACAACTGTTTGTGTGTCATAGTTACACAGACTTTGAGCGGCTTCGGTGTGAAATCAGAGCCATTTGTACCTTTTTGTGGGAGAGAAAGTGTTTGAAACTTGTTGATGTAATGGACAACCTAAGCAGTAATACATCTGCAAGGAAGTTGAATCATTGCCGTCTAGTTTTAATCTGAAACCAGCGGATTGTTATCGGCACCGATATTGACCTTTTTATAGCCGTTTTCCATTGCAGGAAGTTAATGGCACGATGACCGATTAAGCATTGCTTCTGCTTTGAATTGTCCGGCTAATATTCAAACTGGAACATTTGTGTATACGTGACTGGAAAGACGTCACCGTCAGCCTTCTGTACACGCTGTTTGACAGGATGGGCAACAATGGGGAAAAAGGCTAATATTGATTCTCTCACATTGGCCTGTAATgacttttttaaaacattgGCTCATGAAACATAATGGACGGGCCCCGCCTGCTGTAGACGGACCGGAGAGAAGAGCAAAGACTGCAGTTTGTATGTTCTGGAAATACTTGATGCAATCCGAAATGTACTGTAATACTTTTATCAACGTACTTGGATCACACATTCCTGGAAGAGCTGTTTTGTAGGAAAGCATTTAGAGATGACTAAGCTATTCTTTGTCTATCTGATTTgtaagtagggctgctcaattaatcgtattttaatcgcaattatggcttgcaacgattacgaaaacaacgtaatcgaaataaaacgattattttttgttattattattattacttttatttaattttttaatttgtattggtttttcagttcaattatacttaaagttcacggtaatcaactgttaaacacatactgttcaataaattgatgtttcaaagtaaatggataatcgtttttaataatcgtgatatcaattattgacacaaataatcgagattatgatttttgccataatcgagcagccctacttgtaAGTACATGTTGCTGCTTTCAAAGCATCGACCAGCTGCATGTTTcgattattttattctttctgTTCCAGTGGCCTTAAGAATGACTACAATAAGGAAACATTCACCTTAAAGCACAAGATTGATGAGCAGATGTTTCCCTGCAGATTTGTCAAAATAGGTGAGAGCAGACGGGGTTTCTCTCGGTCTCATACGTGGTGAACATGTCTCTCTTTTGacacttcttcttctcttgcTCACAGTGCCCCTGATGTCTTGGGGTCCCAGTTTTAATTTCAGCATCTGGTACATTGAGCTGCACGGTATCGAAGATCCTGACGTGGTGCAGCCCTGCCTCAACTGGTACAGCAAGGTGAGCAACCGACGATAGCCTCGAGGTTAGAGACGTGAGAAGTGGATTAAAGCTTCAGCAGGCGGGATTCTGTAATTGGATGAATGAATCAGGGCTCGAGAAACACGCTTAATTAGAAAAGCTACCTCCGAGATCTCCCTGAACAACACATGTCCTTGAGCAGGATGACGAAGGATGCaatacagaggtgggaagtagtggagtacaaatactttgttactgtacttaagtacatgtttctggtatcagtactttactccactacttatttttctgacgtctttttacttctacttctcacatgttgaacacaaatacctgtactttctacttcttacatgttgaactcaaatacctgtactttctacttcttacatgttgaacacaaatacctgtactttctacttcttacatgttgaacacaaatacctgtactttctacttcttacatgttgaacacaaatacctgtactttctacttcttacatgttgaacacaaatacctgtactttctacttcttacatgttgaacacaaatacctgtactttctacttctcacatgttgaactcaaatacctgtactttctacttcttacatgttgaactcaaatacctgtactttctacttcttacatgttgaacacaaatacctgtactttctacttcttacatgttgaacacaaatacctgtactttctacttcttacatgttgaactcaaatacctgtactttctacttcttacatgttgaacacaaatacctgtactttctacttcttacatgttgaacacaaatacctgtactttctacttcttacatgttgaacacaaatacctgtactttctacttctcacatgttgaactcaaatacctgtactttctacttcttacatgttgaactcaaatacctgtactttctacttcttacatgttgaacacaaatacctgtactttctacttcttacatgttgaacacaaatacctgtactttctacttcttacatgttgaacacaaatacctgtactttctacttcttacatgttgaacacaaatacctgtactttctacttcttacatgttgaacacaaatacctgtactttctacttctcacatgttgaactcaaatacctgtactttctacttctcacatgttgaactcaaatacctgtactttctacttcttacatgttgaactcaaatacctgtactttctacttctcacatgttgaacacaaatacctgtactttctacttctcacatgttgaacacaaatacctgtactttctacttctcacatgttgaacacaaatacctgtactttctacttcttacatgttgaactcaaatacctgtactttctacttcttacatgttgaactcaaatacatgtactttctacttcttacatgttgaacacacatacctgtactttctacttcttacatgttgaactcaaatacctgtactttctacttcttacatgttgaacacacatacctgtactttctacttctctcatgttgaactcaaatacctgtactttctacttcttacatgttgaactcaaatacctgtactttctacttcttacatgttgaactcaaatacctgtactttctacttctctcatttcccaaacagctggttcctttagtctgaatgtgtgttggtgcgtgatcattattctttagagtcactgcgtgcctattggttggaacacgatccgtgtctcCATCACTTTCTGGTctcctctaaagaagagggaccaatggaaacgttgtcatgttgccgttgttcagcatggaaacattcattagctaacgatgacattattgttctattaatataaagggaggtcaggtactctttaaagcagctgctagctatgggtactttttactgaagtacacttcaaagccttcaaagagtatttttaaacactgtacttctacttgagtaaaggatgtgtgtacttttaccATCTGATGCAATCACACAGTTTCCTTTCATCAAACTCGTGtgaaaacattggatttgtcaagtttttcaacattttaattgtagcaGAATTCTCCCCTAAACCAGGCAGTGTTGATGAAAGTCACACAAAGACTCCGCAGTCACACATTAATGGGAAAAAGTCATGTTTAACAATTTCCATTTTCAATCCCATTGCTTGATGTAATGTATTAAGCCAATaaatctttgtttctttttcttttaaatcccACATCCATCAAAAAGCTTAACGGCGATAATTAAAGAGGTTTTATTGACACCGCGTTGCAATTTTTTAGGTTTTGTTTAGTGCCTTTTTTGATCCATTATTTACTGAATAGAAAATCTGTTCTTTTCAtttagcaaaataaaaaatagccaCGCTTCTTAAATTCATCAGTGCTGTCTTAATGGATATATTTGATTATCTGTAAAGTATTGTCCCTCCTTCCTCGTGGTAAACATTATACTCACCACGTTAATAACTGCGATCGCAGTTATTACCACACAAGTCTGAAAACTCGGCATTAATATTATCCTGTTAACCTAAAAACAATCTTAAGCATTTTTAAATCAGGATATACTCGATAAAGAAGAAGTACATGCATCTAAAAAGTAAAAGCTTGTAATATCATTTAGTGTCGCCTGAGTTTAAATGTATGTCTTGTCACCTCTGAGTGAACTTCTCCATGCAAATAATAATACACTATTTGTATAGcacaaagacagaaaacatAACGATATTAgaacaatattaaaataaagataAAACATCAACAGTGATCCTAATGAAATTCCCTTGAAGTAAAGCTGACAGTTAACCCAAATTAAACATTTCAAGGGCGTCTGCTGCTAATCCCTTTGAGTCTGTGGTCGTTCTCTCTATATCTGCATTAACGTGTTTCCTCTCCGTTGTTCCCTCGCAGTACAGAGAGCAGGAGGCCATCCGCCTCTGCCTGAAGCATTTCCGACAGCATAACTACACCGAGGCCTTTGAGTCGCTGCAGAAGAAGACCCGCATAGAGCTGGAGCATCCGATGCTGACTTACCTGCACGACCGCCTGGTGCTGCAGGGAGACTTCGACGACTGTGAGGAGCTCATCGACAAAGCTGTGGGAGGTAACACCTGATGGATCGAGAGTCGAGATTACTTTTTTGCGAAATAAAGAAATAACAAGACAATTTTACTCAAATGAAACGGCTGCTTGGGCACCGGTAAGCAAATCTTACGCAGGAAAAATGTTCAGTGTCCAGGCAACAATATCTTCTgtgcatttattttattgtatcccAAAAATACAATACATAAAGAACAATGGATTCGCCTTTCCTGTGTTTCCGCATAATCACCAGGTGCCCTAAACGGCCTTCTAAATAAGCATTAAGAATGACTTAAACTCGCATTATAACGATAAGTATTGAGTAATTAAATATAGATAAATGTTTAATTACTACATCTTTGTATGGCTCCAGCACAAAGAATTCCTTTTCCCGCCGCCTTAAGTCTTTCGGGGCGAGTCGACAAATTCTTCTCCTGTTTTTTACATCTGTGATTCTGACTGTTGTACAGTTTTGCAATACTACTTTGTACACGTGTTCATATACTGCTTTAAAATCAAAAAGCTCCACCAGTGGAAAATCTCAAGCTAAAAGATTGCAGTTCAGCCCTTTTTTGAGAAGCAGAATCAGCCTAACATAAAACCATAAGGCGCTTTATAAGAGTACTTTTCGCAGTATAGTTCCAAAAATGTGCGTTCacacgttcacaccaaaaaaatctggaactagaacaggtactttcatgggagaaaggttcccatttctgattggctgggcggattgcaaaccacgccccgtaaaactcccaaaacgttttgtgaagccgccattttattttcctcgcattagcattattagcattattagcattattagcatcattagcattagcccagcccacaaacgcagagagactaacttatggcaacacaaaagcaaacatgggagcggtggagatgaggaggtgtcggcgttctggcgatttactcggaaggcttcagtagaagctgctgggagtcccagcagcttctactgaagccagtctccaactccggggacttccggccggggactttgggcggcagtatacgccgtgaagtggtttgcggcctgccagtaaacccaaagcagaagaagaagaagtgacgtcagcggctccatttgcctaatcctccctcggggacttattccggtgtgttggttcatcagaactaaagagttccgaTGAACAAAGTCCTTCAGTGATTATGTTAAATGTTCTTGTATCGTATCTTGATGTCTGTCCTGGTTCGATGTTgcaaatggagctgctgtgatgcaagaaaCATTTCAGACTTGACCTCACAATAAAATATCATCGTATCAGTTTCTGCTTGCAGTAACTGTACATTTTGGTTTATTTGATTATCTTTTTCTAGACGGGCTGTTCAACCAGTACATCAGCCAGCAGGAGTACAAGCCCCGGTGGAGTCAGATCATCCCCAAATGTAACAAAGGTACCCAAGAAATCAACCGAGACGACATGACGAGTGAGACCATCTACTCAAGTGGGGAAATACTCCCATCACATTTCCGCATGTGACGTCTCCGTGGCCTTGTAGCTAAAACTCCCTCCTGTCCTCTGCTCACTCCACCTCTTCAACATTATCATtcttcctcatcttcctcacgctccacctcctccttccTCTTCTCTCTGCAGGTGACGGAGACGACAACAGGCCCGGGATGAGGGGAGGACATCAAATGGTCATCGACGTCCAGACTGGTGAgaccatggatgtttaataagaactggatacagcgtggggggcggggcctcGCTCTTCCCTTTGAGAGCTGCTCTTTGGCgcatgaggacaaaatggccTGATATTTTTGAGAGTGAAACGCCACggattacccagcatgcctggcTGTCGGAGCAGaagaacccgtatgtgcgctcacagagcatgcgccctttaagccccgccccccgagctcccactctcggctcagtagaatgaatggagagagaaaatatatctagattcggcttttagtgcattttacaacgtTAAGGACCTAATGATTGAAaaatagttcatactgggtagtttatttagttaaaaaacaattatccgctgatttacagacgtctctttcctaatgttagtcaatgggggaGAAAAAGTCTACCTGGgccgggtgacgtcacggactgatacggaaattgtagtaccgccgtttggacacaacgaatatttccctcagagtccagagcacttcctgggggcttgggtgAGACCCAGGCAGCCATTGTTATGACTCCGCTTTTTAACCGAAGCTCCCTGACTCATATCCTCCTACGCACACTCAGAAACTCTATCACTGTTTAATCAAATTAAGCACCCTCACCGACCTTCAGCCCTTCTCTAAAAGGAAAAGGTCCTGAAGTAATCTCCTTTTTAAGAGCTCGCGAAGACTCTCTTTTGGACTGAGACACGCTTTTGTTTTTAGTATCAGCCGATGTTGTACTTTCTGTACTTTCCTGCTGGCGATCTAAAACCAAAAGCCTGCATTGTGAGAGCGCTGGAAGAAGTTATTTCATCCCTCTGACTTACACGGTGACTTCTGTGTTTTTGATTTAGCAGTTTGTTTTGTGGGGAGTGTAGGAGTGTATCATAGTAAATCAAATATTTTGTTACACCACGTTCTCTTACACATCCTTGTCCCAGTTcctatatgtgacctgctctttcgaaatcagtcgcattgacccgaagacacattttgagttgtatactgctggaaagaggagattcctagctttctgatgatatcaggattgttgttgttgttctccaaatattaagcgaaatacgtcacattatataatgactgtcaccgagtcctcattttgagaaaaaggccttcaaagtttcctcttctctggaatccatcgatctgattggttatcagcaaatgatcaaaatattacggagggaagatatttttgtttggattactggtctgggggaagcccgCGAGAGTGTGTAGctacgtgtgtgtttgtgtaattttgcgtttgtttcccggggaaaaccctcacgagaaacagcTGTTGTTGtgcttgctgtgacgtcaagttactctgttctccgcttgtaattatgccgaagcttcaaagctgtatttatcatctgaatttgccgaaacaagtttaatattctgaaagccaagactctgtttatttgaaatcagatgaaaacaaactgtaacggacgctgccgtgttatctatgattactatacgccatcattcataatgtcagccggagggaggggggcggcgcagCGGAAGAGAGCCTGTCATcctccctttacaagcttaaagaatgtatttatcgtgtgagtttggaaataaaagtttcatattctgaaagccaagactttgtttgtttaaaatcaaacaaaacacccgaacccagaaaaaatagttttttacgcagatccacgtttattttgaaatgagccgttgcgacttccgactgatttcgatagagcgggtcacatatgtgtTAGATCGATGTTGGTTTGACTTGATCTAGAATCAATTGCTTTTCCTTGAGTTCCCGGATGTTTAatccacattttttttttaactgaatTTGGATAGATAGatcgatggatggatagatggatggatagatggatagatggatagatagatcgatagatggatggatggatggatagatggatagatagatggattgatagatggatggatggatggatggatagatagatggattgatagatggatggatggatggatggatagatagatggatagatagatggatagatagatggatagatagatggatagatagatggatagatagatggatagatagattgatggatggatagattgatggatggatagatagatggatagattgatggatggagagatatatggatagatagatggattgatagatggatggatggatggatggagagattgatggatggatggatggatatatgaatggatggatagatggatagatggatagatggattgatggatggatggatagatggatggatagatggatagatagatggatagatagatggatagatagatggatagatagatggatagattgatggatagattgatggatggatggatagattgatggatagattgatggatggatagattgatggatggatagatatatggatagatagatggatagatagatggatagatagatggatagatagatggatagattgatggatggagagatatatgaatggatggatggatggatggatatatggatagatagatggatagatagatggatagattgatggatggagagatatatgaatggatggatggatggatggatggattgatagatggatggatggatagatagatggatagatagatagatggatagatagatggatagattgatggatggatagatggattgatagatagatggatagatagatggatagattgatggatggagagatagatggatggatggatggatagatggataaatgtactttattgatcccaatttgggaaatgtttgtgttgcagcagcataaaaaagaGGCAATGTACAGAAGAGAAATTAAGACACaagaaataaacagtccaaaatatttctgaaataaaatagcattaaaaagttaagtaacaaaaacaaagattGATTGACCTCCATACAGGCAGTGCTATGTTTTCTAAAGCAGAATGAAATGATGAAGAGTTGGGTTCATGCTTTGTCTACTTTCTCACAACAGAAACTGTTTACCTGTTTGGAGGCTGGGACGGCACTCAGGACCTCGCTGACTTCTGGGCGTACAGCGTTCAGGAGAACCAGTGGGTCTGCATCTCCAGAGACACCGAGAAGGAGGTGAGGCGGAACACTTTGTCAAATCTCAGACGAGGAAAGACACTAATGAATATTTAATACTTTAATATGTGTAAACAATTCTTTCAGTCTCCTCTTTAAACTTCTCCACTGCTCATGGATACACTTTAAGACCCATTTTAAAACAGCAGCTCTGCATGTTGTCTCCTGTGAACCAATCAGAGTGGTCCGAGTGCTCGTTCGTGCCACAAGATGTGCATCGACTCGCAGAGACGTCAGATCTACACTCTGGGCCGCTACCTGGACTCCAGCGTGAGGAACAGCAAGTCTCTGAAGAGCGACTTCTACCGCTACGACATCGACGCCAACACCTGGACGCTGCTCAGCGAGGACACGTCCGCCGATGGAGGGCCCAAGCTGGTGTTTGACCACCAGGTAGGACGCAACAAATATGTCTTACAGCTCTTTTGATTCATTTAAATATCTGTTTGAAGACACAGGGAGTCTACAAAGGAGGTGTGAGCAGCAGCCTTGTCTGTGTGATGCGTTCAGGCACCGTATTAAATGCTGCTTCTCTGCGTTTTAAAAGTCCACTTtgttgtcaatctttcagtttgtgtgtacagacagagagatcgaaataccgtttcccaccatcccgaatacaaaaacaatatatacaaatatgtatatacctatatatacacaatcaaagaCACATGTATacttatgcacacattaagacatgaataaaagcacaacaatcaatagaTACACCGCCGCCATCTTGATTCTTTAATTGAACATACAAGACATAGCTCTCATGAATCCCCATTAACTCTGGGCTTTCTTCAGATGTTCTTTTTGAGGTAAAGGTCTGAGGACTTCCTGTCTTCTCACACTTCCTGTTTCCCCTTCCTGCAGATGTGCATGGACTCGGAGAAGCACATGATTTACACGTTTGGCGGTCGCATCCTGACGTGTAACGGCAGCGTCGAGGACAGCCGCACGTCGGAGCCTCAGTTCAGCGGCTTGTACGCGTACCACTGCCAGGCCGCCACGTGGAGCCTGCTGAGGGAAGACTCGTGTAACGCCGGGCCGGAGGACGTCCAGTCCCGCATCGGACACTGCATGCTCTTCCACACCGTGAGTCACACCTGTCGAAGACACACTTTCGTCTCAGCACGATAGATATCTCGGGCGGGGGCGGTGTGctgcgtgctgcagcagcagtctgctctgcacgcaggcttcctccaagtttacagtaaaaccaaCTGGTggtatttacaattattaatactattactattattagcagtagtctatattttggttgaaactaagccataaaataaaaataaaatacataaataataataaaaaaatatataaataaaatcgatttttaaaaataatattcgattatggagactaacgaataatcgaataatcactggcatccctagttaacattaagctgtctttggctcttttctgctgtaacaatgtaaatgtcccctctgtgggactaataaaggtattctgattttgAATGATAATCAttattaagataagatggaacTTTATTTATCCCCTTGGGGAAATTCAGGCATTAATAGCAGCAACAGGgtcagagtgaaaaacaggattcACACAGGGGCAATATAAAATACAAATTTAAATAATGAAAAAGTAACTATTGAAACAAGATATCTCAGTAAAAAGCTGTGCATTTGTATGAACATGTTGCGTCTATTCACACAAGAGTGCAGAGTTATTGTTGTTCCCTCGTCATCTTCCCCTTTTCCAACAGAGAAACCGCTGTCTGTACGTGTttggaggtcagaggtcaaagaCGTACCTCAACGACTTCTTCAGCTACGATGTGGACGGAGACCACGTAGAGATCATATCTGACGGCACCAAGAAAGACTCGGGCATGGGTAAGAAAGAACAACATATATCTTTTAAACcgcagggggtccgcggggtcttaaaaagtattaaaagtagataaatcaatttagagaaaatgaaggctattaaacggcatttcccAAAGTGTTACATGTTGTATCTTGTTTTCACTAAGTATCtgaatggtccagagaggttgtgttccacagtctgcctgaatgtagtcactgcgtaggtgtgtcgtgagattctgtagtttattgatggcatcccgttgggtgtgacgtcatctgaacaggacatcgtgcgctcactgcttgatagcgcgcggaggtccgtttacgccggttgctaagcaacatcgttatggggaaatgcaagtctgcgtccaaatggttggaagataaggaggaaggacaatcaatactgtatatagccaatgtgaggtaaagtgtgtcgccaaggtaaccggtt is a genomic window containing:
- the mkln1 gene encoding muskelin isoform X3, which produces MAVVPESVLTFGVFKWSSYSSTYLPENILVDKPNDQSSRWSSESNYPPQFLILKLERPAIVQSITFGKYEKTHVCNLKKFKVFGGMSEENMTELLSSGLKNDYNKETFTLKHKIDEQMFPCRFVKIVPLMSWGPSFNFSIWYIELHGIEDPDVVQPCLNWYSKYREQEAIRLCLKHFRQHNYTEAFESLQKKTRIELEHPMLTYLHDRLVLQGDFDDCEELIDKAVGDGLFNQYISQQEYKPRWSQIIPKCNKGDGDDNRPGMRGGHQMVIDVQTETVYLFGGWDGTQDLADFWAYSVQENQWVCISRDTEKESGPSARSCHKMCIDSQRRQIYTLGRYLDSSVRNSKSLKSDFYRYDIDANTWTLLSEDTSADGGPKLVFDHQMCMDSEKHMIYTFGGRILTCNGSVEDSRTSEPQFSGLYAYHCQAATWSLLREDSCNAGPEDVQSRIGHCMLFHTRNRCLYVFGGQRSKTYLNDFFSYDVDGDHVEIISDGTKKDSGMVPMTGFTQRATIDPELDEIHVLSGLSKDKDKREENVRNSFWIYDIARNNWSCVYKNDQAVKENPSKALQEEEPCPRFAHQLVYDEMHKVHYLFGGNPGKSCSPKMRLDDFWSLKLCRPSKEYLLRHCRYLIRKYRFEEKAQSEPLNALKYLQNDLSLTVDHTDPDETKEFQLLPSALFKSSSDFIPLGFSDVDQTYAQRTQLFDTLVNFFPDSMTPPKGNLVDLITL
- the mkln1 gene encoding muskelin isoform X1 — its product is MAVVPESVLTFGVFKWSSYSSTYLPENILVDKPNDQSSRWSSESNYPPQFLILKLERPAIVQSITFGKYEKTHVCNLKKFKVFGGMSEENMTELLSSGLKNDYNKETFTLKHKIDEQMFPCRFVKIVPLMSWGPSFNFSIWYIELHGIEDPDVVQPCLNWYSKYREQEAIRLCLKHFRQHNYTEAFESLQKKTRIELEHPMLTYLHDRLVLQGDFDDCEELIDKAVGDGLFNQYISQQEYKPRWSQIIPKCNKGTQEINRDDMTSETIYSSDGDDNRPGMRGGHQMVIDVQTETVYLFGGWDGTQDLADFWAYSVQENQWVCISRDTEKESGPSARSCHKMCIDSQRRQIYTLGRYLDSSVRNSKSLKSDFYRYDIDANTWTLLSEDTSADGGPKLVFDHQMCMDSEKHMIYTFGGRILTCNGSVEDSRTSEPQFSGLYAYHCQAATWSLLREDSCNAGPEDVQSRIGHCMLFHTRNRCLYVFGGQRSKTYLNDFFSYDVDGDHVEIISDGTKKDSGMVPMTGFTQRATIDPELDEIHVLSGLSKDKDKREENVRNSFWIYDIARNNWSCVYKNDQAVKENPSKALQEEEPCPRFAHQLVYDEMHKVHYLFGGNPGKSCSPKMRLDDFWSLKLCRPSKEYLLRHCRYLIRKYRFEEKAQSEPLNALKYLQNDLSLTVDHTDPDETKEFQLLPSALFKSSSDFIPLGFSDVDQTYAQRTQLFDTLVNFFPDSMTPPKGNLVDLITL
- the mkln1 gene encoding muskelin isoform X2, yielding MAVVPESVLTFGVFKWSSYSSTYLPENILVDKPNDQSSRWSSESNYPPQFLILKLERPAIVQSITFGKYEKTHVCNLKKFKVFGGMSEENMTELLSSGLKNDYNKETFTLKHKIDEQMFPCRFVKIVPLMSWGPSFNFSIWYIELHGIEDPDVVQPCLNWYSKYREQEAIRLCLKHFRQHNYTEAFESLQKKTRIELEHPMLTYLHDRLVLQGDFDDCEELIDKAVGDGLFNQYISQQEYKPRWSQIIPKCNKGTQEINRDDMTSDGDDNRPGMRGGHQMVIDVQTETVYLFGGWDGTQDLADFWAYSVQENQWVCISRDTEKESGPSARSCHKMCIDSQRRQIYTLGRYLDSSVRNSKSLKSDFYRYDIDANTWTLLSEDTSADGGPKLVFDHQMCMDSEKHMIYTFGGRILTCNGSVEDSRTSEPQFSGLYAYHCQAATWSLLREDSCNAGPEDVQSRIGHCMLFHTRNRCLYVFGGQRSKTYLNDFFSYDVDGDHVEIISDGTKKDSGMVPMTGFTQRATIDPELDEIHVLSGLSKDKDKREENVRNSFWIYDIARNNWSCVYKNDQAVKENPSKALQEEEPCPRFAHQLVYDEMHKVHYLFGGNPGKSCSPKMRLDDFWSLKLCRPSKEYLLRHCRYLIRKYRFEEKAQSEPLNALKYLQNDLSLTVDHTDPDETKEFQLLPSALFKSSSDFIPLGFSDVDQTYAQRTQLFDTLVNFFPDSMTPPKGNLVDLITL